One genomic window of Vibrio mangrovi includes the following:
- a CDS encoding TadE/TadG family type IV pilus assembly protein, translating to MKSLKHQVGMSIIEFTLLATAVMLVMFGVIEVGRYVYSVQVINEMTREAARLGVVCHVSDQNDIPALVIHDNAPVGFTADNITIEYLNQSGNTVTLDASMDEDEYNSLYGTIKFVRASVSGYQYQMIGFMSFLTADGWIQVPLMETTLPVETLGVVRPTTSHPEERHTDC from the coding sequence ATGAAATCGTTAAAACATCAGGTGGGGATGAGCATTATTGAGTTTACGCTTTTGGCAACGGCAGTCATGTTGGTGATGTTCGGTGTTATTGAGGTTGGGAGGTATGTGTATTCGGTTCAGGTGATTAATGAAATGACCCGGGAAGCTGCCCGATTGGGCGTGGTATGCCATGTTTCGGATCAAAACGATATTCCGGCACTGGTGATTCATGATAATGCTCCGGTAGGATTTACCGCAGACAATATCACGATTGAGTATCTCAATCAGTCCGGCAATACCGTTACTTTAGATGCTTCGATGGATGAGGATGAATACAACAGCCTGTACGGAACGATCAAATTTGTCCGGGCCAGTGTATCTGGCTACCAGTATCAGATGATCGGGTTTATGAGTTTTCTGACTGCGGACGGCTGGATTCAGGTTCCGCTGATGGAAACCACCTTACCGGTTGAGACCTTAGGAGTTGTCAGACCGACGACTTCCCATCCGGAAGAGCGGCATACGGATTGTTGA
- a CDS encoding AAA family ATPase, whose amino-acid sequence MNEAIKIVRDDNNQIRLKTALTIWVLYVSDAFRRHMTLQLNKCGSVNVEFLEQNPRMMDGLKRSLPDLIFVETGPNWAQRVIELQRVEFDGPEEHDISLIVFGDETDNHGLRLALRLGATDFISAQSTVEEFFSVLKNAAEEKVASRKLADILVFLNTKGGSGATTIALNTAVEVATHYPERVLILDLDMHFGVVMDYLNLTPVYSISDVVANLSDLDEISLQSLVTKHESGVHVLSFKAENHHENYEKAQFVGRLIPVLREYYDYIFVDFSGGVDHFFSPILTQAARIFLVTQQNLVAIKNTSKIAKTLAFDYGIDRAQMSLIVNRYEKRQQIKLKDIQQTISGIDVHMVPNDFKIAIESANLGRPVVSSKKSSSIAKSVVELAQLVSPDLKETKGWLKGLFS is encoded by the coding sequence ATGAATGAAGCAATAAAAATAGTGCGTGACGATAATAACCAGATCCGGCTGAAAACAGCGCTGACCATCTGGGTATTATATGTCAGCGACGCTTTCCGACGACATATGACGCTTCAACTTAATAAATGCGGTAGTGTGAATGTTGAGTTTTTAGAGCAGAACCCCCGGATGATGGATGGTCTGAAACGGTCACTGCCGGACCTGATTTTTGTAGAAACCGGACCAAACTGGGCACAGCGGGTCATTGAACTACAGCGCGTCGAATTTGACGGACCGGAAGAGCATGATATTTCGCTGATTGTCTTTGGCGATGAAACAGACAACCATGGATTACGTCTGGCATTGCGTTTGGGGGCGACTGATTTCATTTCGGCTCAGTCTACCGTTGAAGAGTTTTTCAGTGTCTTAAAAAATGCGGCAGAAGAGAAAGTCGCTTCCCGTAAGCTGGCGGATATTCTGGTCTTTCTTAATACCAAAGGCGGTTCCGGTGCAACAACGATTGCCCTGAATACAGCGGTTGAAGTTGCAACCCATTATCCTGAGCGGGTACTGATTCTGGATCTGGACATGCATTTCGGTGTGGTGATGGATTATCTCAATCTGACTCCGGTTTACAGCATTAGTGATGTGGTTGCGAATCTCTCTGATCTGGATGAAATCTCGCTGCAAAGTCTGGTGACTAAACACGAATCTGGTGTGCATGTGCTGAGCTTTAAAGCTGAGAATCATCATGAAAATTATGAGAAGGCGCAGTTTGTCGGTCGGTTGATTCCGGTACTGCGTGAATACTATGACTATATTTTCGTTGATTTTTCCGGGGGTGTTGACCACTTTTTTTCCCCGATACTTACTCAGGCGGCCAGAATTTTTTTGGTGACTCAACAGAATCTGGTCGCAATAAAAAACACATCCAAAATTGCGAAAACGCTGGCATTTGACTACGGCATCGATCGCGCCCAAATGTCGCTGATTGTGAACCGTTATGAAAAACGCCAGCAGATCAAGCTCAAAGATATCCAGCAGACGATCTCGGGGATCGACGTCCATATGGTTCCGAATGATTTTAAGATTGCGATCGAAAGCGCCAATCTGGGGCGGCCTGTCGTTTCATCAAAAAAGAGCAGTTCGATAGCCAAATCGGTGGTCGAACTGGCACAGCTTGTTTCTCCGGATTTGAAAGAGACAAAAGGCTGGCTGAAAGGACTGTTCTCCTGA
- a CDS encoding CpaF family protein — MLFKRKNINPEFQEKAMKIDQEPQQPTDTDVAPSAPVSEESPESRNERKMRANEDKEKAIDEARRQLEQELSTKHYYHQRLLETLDLALLSSLEHDQARKELHEAIVQLMAEDQTHTLGAEGRKRVIKQIEDEVFGLGPLEPLLHDSSVSDILVNGPKSVYVERFGKLERTPYTFLDDRHLRNIIDRIVSQVGRRIDEASPMVDARLQDGSRVNAIIPPLALDGPSVSIRRFAVDKLTMDNLLSFNSLSDAMAKFIEASVKGELNILISGGTGSGKTTTLNILSGFIPSEDRIITIEDSAELQLQQPHVVRLETRPANLEGKGEITQRDLVKNSLRMRPDRIVLGEVRGSEAVDMLAAMNTGHEGSLATIHANTPRDALSRVENMFAMAGWNISTKNLRAQIASAIHLVVQMERQEDGKRRMVSISEINGMEGEIITMSEIFRFHRTGVDEDGNVLGYYTATGVVPQCHDQLAKRGLKLSFDLFNESLH; from the coding sequence ATGTTATTTAAGAGAAAAAATATCAATCCGGAGTTTCAGGAAAAAGCGATGAAAATCGATCAGGAACCCCAGCAACCGACGGATACTGATGTAGCGCCTTCTGCTCCGGTTTCAGAAGAAAGTCCGGAAAGTCGGAATGAACGTAAAATGCGGGCCAATGAAGATAAGGAAAAGGCGATTGATGAAGCCAGAAGACAGCTTGAACAGGAGCTGTCGACCAAGCACTACTATCATCAGCGTCTGCTTGAAACTTTAGATTTGGCACTGCTTTCCAGCCTGGAACATGATCAGGCGAGAAAGGAACTGCATGAAGCTATCGTTCAGTTGATGGCAGAAGATCAAACCCATACGCTCGGTGCGGAAGGCCGGAAACGGGTAATTAAGCAAATCGAAGATGAGGTGTTTGGTCTGGGGCCACTGGAACCATTACTGCATGATTCGAGTGTGTCCGATATTCTGGTCAACGGGCCGAAGAGTGTTTATGTCGAACGTTTCGGGAAACTGGAACGGACGCCTTATACATTTCTGGATGACCGGCACCTGCGCAATATCATTGACCGGATTGTCAGTCAGGTCGGACGCCGGATTGATGAAGCTTCTCCTATGGTGGATGCCCGGTTGCAGGATGGTTCACGGGTGAATGCCATCATTCCGCCGCTGGCTCTGGATGGGCCGTCGGTTTCTATCCGGCGTTTTGCCGTCGACAAACTCACCATGGATAACCTGCTGTCTTTCAATTCTTTATCCGATGCGATGGCGAAATTCATCGAAGCGTCGGTGAAAGGGGAACTGAACATCCTGATTTCAGGCGGGACCGGCTCAGGGAAAACTACCACGCTGAATATTCTCTCTGGTTTTATTCCCAGTGAGGATCGCATCATCACCATTGAAGACTCTGCCGAGTTGCAACTTCAGCAACCTCATGTGGTCCGGCTGGAAACCCGGCCGGCGAATCTGGAAGGTAAAGGTGAAATCACCCAGCGGGATTTGGTGAAAAACTCCCTGCGGATGCGTCCGGACCGGATTGTGCTTGGTGAGGTGCGGGGTAGTGAGGCGGTCGATATGCTGGCTGCAATGAATACCGGGCATGAAGGTTCGCTGGCCACCATTCACGCTAATACGCCGCGGGATGCTTTAAGCCGGGTTGAAAACATGTTTGCGATGGCCGGCTGGAATATTTCGACCAAGAACCTGAGAGCACAGATCGCCTCGGCGATTCACCTGGTGGTGCAGATGGAACGTCAGGAAGACGGTAAACGGCGGATGGTCAGTATCAGTGAAATCAATGGGATGGAAGGGGAAATCATTACCATGTCAGAGATTTTCCGATTCCACCGTACCGGTGTTGATGAAGATGGCAATGTCCTTGGTTATTACACTGCGACCGGCGTTGTTCCTCAGTGTCATGATCAACTGGCGAAAAGAGGCCTGAAGCTGTCGTTTGACCTCTTTAACGAGAGCTTGCATTAG
- a CDS encoding type II secretion system F family protein, with protein MQIDITLFLVLLFFAVVFISQALLLPAAGSKAKSKQLANRLKETQSNLDEESRSLLHEHYMRSLTPLDRRLVQVKAFESMKRTLELSGLDWTLTQTLGMTSGICLSVGFIIFLVNQPWYVVIAGMIFVWVILHVILQKRISDRLSKFEEQLPDALDIVRRMLQAGQPVTQAFNEVGNEMPAPIGVEFKNTFNLLNYGYDMRLAIIQMAERTPTVSMLAFSSAVLLQKETGGNLSENLEKVSKVLRARFKLARKIKTISAESRLSAWILVLSPFVLFMGMSVLHPDYVRPLYEDPRGIKLISFGIVSLFIGSLWIRKIINFEV; from the coding sequence ATGCAAATTGATATCACGCTTTTTTTGGTCCTGCTGTTTTTTGCCGTGGTGTTTATTTCTCAGGCATTGTTACTACCGGCGGCGGGCAGTAAAGCGAAGAGTAAGCAACTGGCAAACCGGCTCAAGGAAACACAGTCGAATCTGGATGAAGAGAGCCGATCACTCCTCCATGAACATTACATGCGCAGTCTGACCCCGCTTGACCGGCGTTTAGTTCAGGTGAAGGCCTTTGAGTCGATGAAAAGAACGCTTGAGTTATCAGGGCTGGACTGGACGTTGACGCAAACGCTCGGCATGACCTCCGGGATATGTCTGAGTGTCGGTTTTATCATTTTTCTGGTCAATCAGCCTTGGTATGTCGTTATTGCCGGGATGATATTTGTCTGGGTGATTTTGCATGTCATTTTACAAAAACGGATTTCGGATCGCTTGAGTAAGTTTGAAGAACAGTTGCCCGATGCGCTGGATATCGTCCGGCGGATGTTGCAGGCCGGTCAGCCGGTCACTCAGGCATTTAACGAAGTGGGCAACGAAATGCCGGCACCAATCGGTGTTGAATTCAAAAATACCTTCAACCTGCTCAATTACGGTTACGACATGCGCCTTGCTATCATCCAGATGGCTGAACGAACACCAACGGTTTCCATGCTGGCTTTTTCCAGTGCGGTTCTGCTGCAAAAAGAAACCGGGGGGAATCTGTCGGAAAATTTAGAAAAGGTTTCCAAAGTATTGCGGGCCCGATTCAAACTGGCACGTAAGATCAAGACTATTTCTGCGGAGAGTCGCCTGTCGGCATGGATTCTGGTGTTATCTCCGTTTGTACTGTTTATGGGGATGTCGGTGTTACATCCGGATTATGTCCGGCCGCTGTATGAAGATCCCCGGGGCATCAAACTGATTAGTTTTGGTATTGTCAGTCTGTTTATCGGCTCATTATGGATCCGGAAGATTATTAATTTCGAGGTGTAA
- a CDS encoding type II secretion system F family protein, which produces MDTITYILNFRPDEEFFVLAIVFVASTLLIITVALVVMGSKSQVKRQLEEIRKDMGSGSLKKSRKLDLEYLAPIVAPRNKRDQETARHQLMHAGFHDANALTIYYGLKVFSTIIGLLIASSFYLFTPDISHLNLLIIVSVAAGIYIPNVVLNHFVKKRQRKIRAGVPDALDLLVVCTESGLGFSSSLRRVADELMISHPDFADELDTVCAKIKAGVEMVDAFEDLVERTGVTEILGLVHMLAHASRIGGSLAQTLREYTEDYRDRRNQEVEEIAAKIPTKMIFPLLLFIWPCFFIVAIGPSILALTATLGK; this is translated from the coding sequence ATGGATACCATCACTTATATTCTCAATTTCAGGCCTGATGAAGAATTCTTTGTTCTGGCAATTGTCTTTGTTGCCAGCACACTATTGATCATCACTGTGGCGCTGGTGGTCATGGGTTCGAAGTCCCAGGTCAAGCGGCAGCTTGAAGAGATTCGCAAAGATATGGGGAGTGGTTCGCTGAAAAAATCGAGAAAACTCGATTTGGAATATTTGGCTCCTATCGTGGCTCCGCGGAATAAACGGGATCAGGAAACTGCCCGTCATCAACTGATGCATGCCGGATTTCATGATGCAAATGCACTCACCATCTACTACGGTTTAAAAGTGTTCTCGACAATCATAGGGTTACTGATTGCCAGTTCTTTCTATCTGTTTACACCGGACATCAGCCATCTCAATCTGCTGATCATTGTTTCAGTTGCAGCTGGTATCTATATTCCGAATGTCGTACTGAACCATTTTGTGAAGAAACGGCAGAGAAAAATCCGGGCCGGTGTGCCGGATGCGCTGGACTTACTGGTGGTCTGTACGGAATCCGGACTGGGTTTCTCTTCTTCTCTGAGACGGGTTGCCGATGAACTGATGATTTCTCACCCTGATTTTGCCGATGAACTGGATACGGTGTGTGCAAAAATTAAAGCCGGGGTAGAAATGGTGGATGCTTTTGAAGATTTGGTTGAGCGGACCGGTGTTACTGAAATTTTAGGTTTGGTGCATATGTTAGCTCATGCTTCCCGGATTGGCGGAAGTCTGGCACAGACGCTACGGGAGTATACGGAAGATTACCGGGATCGGCGTAATCAGGAAGTTGAAGAGATTGCGGCAAAAATTCCGACCAAAATGATTTTTCCGCTGCTGCTATTTATTTGGCCCTGCTTTTTTATTGTCGCGATCGGCCCATCGATTCTGGCGCTGACGGCAACGTTGGGTAAATGA
- a CDS encoding tetratricopeptide repeat protein: MKIRSSFIVVTLLIGLISGCATTQKQSSVMNQLYDGRPVNSLKVADAPKTEQEAIERGDVAMRAQNYDLALFEYIRSLEFKPAQYRDKTFYTIGRIHQMRENYTLSEKAYYMALKENPNNIEVLQQLGTNYSKQGDLEQGKSFFIRAINADQLRLNSRYTLPRETKDVETVNALSLDDKSPISAYMGLGIIYDMKSSHTVAQAFYKRALKIQPKSSKLLLNIGYSYYMSGDYTEAKRATLAALEIDPNNLRAQNNLALIYLGHGKIQRALNVFMQQMKDYEALNNVGYFLLIEGHPDKAIPYLQQAIDKKPSYYKAANENLERALAEVKAQASQ, encoded by the coding sequence ATGAAAATACGATCTTCGTTCATTGTTGTCACCCTGCTGATTGGATTGATCTCCGGGTGTGCAACAACACAGAAACAGTCTTCGGTCATGAATCAGCTGTATGATGGCCGTCCGGTGAACAGCCTGAAAGTCGCCGATGCTCCTAAAACAGAGCAGGAAGCGATTGAGCGCGGTGATGTTGCGATGCGTGCTCAGAACTATGATTTGGCGCTGTTCGAATATATTCGTTCGCTGGAATTTAAACCGGCACAATACCGGGATAAAACCTTTTATACCATCGGCCGGATTCATCAGATGCGGGAGAACTATACGCTTTCTGAAAAAGCCTACTATATGGCTTTGAAAGAAAATCCGAACAATATTGAAGTGTTGCAGCAACTGGGGACAAATTATAGTAAACAGGGTGATCTGGAACAGGGAAAAAGCTTCTTTATCCGGGCGATTAATGCAGATCAGTTACGTTTGAACAGTCGCTACACTCTGCCCCGGGAAACTAAGGATGTAGAAACTGTCAATGCGTTAAGTCTGGATGACAAGTCACCGATTTCTGCCTATATGGGACTGGGCATTATTTATGATATGAAATCCAGTCACACGGTTGCTCAGGCTTTCTATAAACGAGCGCTGAAAATTCAGCCGAAATCAAGTAAGTTACTGCTGAATATCGGTTATTCCTACTATATGAGTGGCGATTATACCGAGGCAAAACGGGCAACCCTTGCTGCTCTGGAAATTGACCCGAATAATCTCAGGGCTCAGAACAATCTGGCGCTGATCTATCTGGGGCATGGAAAAATACAGCGGGCGCTGAATGTCTTCATGCAACAGATGAAAGACTATGAAGCGTTGAATAATGTCGGATATTTCTTACTGATTGAAGGCCACCCGGATAAGGCGATCCCTTATCTGCAACAGGCCATTGATAAAAAACCATCCTACTATAAAGCGGCGAATGAAAATCTCGAAAGAGCTCTGGCGGAAGTCAAAGCACAGGCCAGTCAGTAG
- the tusA gene encoding sulfurtransferase TusA, which translates to MTIDKSLADYTLEAEGLRCPEPVMMVRKTIRSMKDGEKLLVIADDPSTTRDIPSFCRFMDHQLLASQIEQVPYQFLIQKGLEAY; encoded by the coding sequence ATGACCATTGATAAATCATTAGCCGATTACACATTAGAAGCTGAAGGATTAAGGTGCCCGGAACCTGTAATGATGGTCAGAAAAACCATTCGCTCAATGAAAGATGGTGAGAAATTGCTCGTCATTGCCGATGACCCGTCCACAACCCGCGATATTCCCAGCTTCTGCCGGTTTATGGATCATCAGTTACTCGCTTCCCAAATCGAACAGGTGCCTTACCAGTTTCTGATTCAGAAAGGACTTGAAGCGTATTGA
- a CDS encoding dioxygenase family protein yields the protein MKKDESIQSRRRAMKSIASLAAITLAPAVIGRASAETFGPGAGHHRPPGHRPPGHGGSDGSDSGAWASGGTASMTADFPEDSIFETGQTCSVALTEALTMGPCYFTGNYQEDISEGQTGLPMMLCLQLIDQNCQPLAGYEVEVWHCNVDGLYSGDTTGSSDSSSFFRSYCTENDEEALASKWFRGTLVTDSSGRVNFRSCFPGWYASRAIHIHFKINKNNTRELVSQCGFDDDFCTTICTTHVDYVNRGEPDTLFRNDSIFTDGNTDQLFNYRQNNDGSLLVYKRIIVS from the coding sequence ATGAAAAAAGATGAGAGCATACAAAGCCGGCGACGGGCAATGAAATCAATTGCATCACTTGCTGCTATCACTCTGGCTCCTGCGGTCATCGGGCGAGCCAGCGCTGAGACATTCGGGCCGGGAGCCGGTCATCATCGCCCGCCAGGTCATCGTCCACCCGGTCATGGTGGTTCGGATGGTTCAGATTCAGGGGCTTGGGCATCTGGTGGAACAGCCAGTATGACGGCAGATTTTCCAGAGGACAGTATTTTTGAAACCGGACAAACTTGCAGCGTTGCTCTGACGGAAGCATTAACCATGGGGCCATGTTATTTTACCGGGAATTATCAGGAAGACATTTCCGAAGGTCAGACCGGCTTACCCATGATGTTGTGTCTGCAGTTGATTGATCAGAACTGTCAACCGTTAGCTGGTTATGAAGTAGAAGTCTGGCACTGTAATGTAGATGGGCTGTATTCCGGCGATACGACCGGTAGCAGCGATAGCAGTTCATTCTTTCGCTCTTACTGTACTGAAAATGATGAAGAAGCGCTTGCATCTAAATGGTTCCGGGGGACGCTGGTCACTGATAGTAGCGGGCGGGTTAATTTTAGGTCTTGTTTCCCCGGCTGGTATGCTAGCCGTGCGATTCATATCCATTTTAAAATTAATAAAAATAATACCAGAGAACTGGTTTCTCAATGTGGTTTTGATGATGACTTCTGCACCACAATCTGTACAACCCATGTTGACTACGTGAACCGTGGTGAGCCGGATACGCTATTCAGAAATGACTCTATATTTACAGACGGCAATACTGATCAGTTGTTTAACTATCGGCAAAATAACGATGGATCTCTGTTGGTTTACAAGCGGATTATTGTCAGTTAA
- the ilvA gene encoding threonine ammonia-lyase, biosynthetic, with the protein MTLTNQTGADYLRHILRAPIYEVAMITPLQDMPRLAARLKNRVQIKREDRQPVHSFKLRGAYNMVSNLTEAQKQAGIIAASAGNHAQGLALSGAKLGIKAIIVMPQTTPDIKVDAVRGFGGEVVLFGNNFDEAKAEAERLAEKHGYTFVPPFDHPLVIAGQGTIGMEMLQQNGHLDYIFVPVGGGGLAAGVAVLIKQLMPEIKVIAVEPEESACLKAALDAGEPVVLDQVSMFADGVAVKRIGDETFRLCQKYLDGHITVSSDEICAAVKDIFEDTRAIAEPSGALALAGLKKYAEQNQLTDKQLGTVLSGANTNFHGLRYVSERCELGEKREGLLAVTIPERKGAFFEFCQIIGGRAVTEFNYRYNDDSLANIFVGIRLAGGQEELGSIIQDLRKAGYPVIDLSDDEMAKLHIRYMIGGKPSKPLKERVYSFEFPEYPGALLKFLSTLGTHWNISLFNYRNHGADYGRVLCAFELNEDDLARFSAHLVELGYQYKDETDNPAYRFFLS; encoded by the coding sequence ATGACACTCACAAACCAGACTGGCGCAGATTATCTGCGCCATATATTACGGGCACCAATCTACGAAGTGGCGATGATTACGCCATTGCAGGATATGCCCAGACTCGCAGCCAGACTGAAAAACCGGGTTCAGATTAAACGGGAAGATCGCCAGCCGGTGCACTCGTTTAAACTCCGTGGTGCCTATAACATGGTATCGAACCTGACCGAAGCCCAGAAACAGGCCGGAATTATTGCGGCCTCAGCAGGGAACCACGCTCAGGGACTGGCACTGTCCGGCGCAAAACTAGGCATCAAAGCAATTATTGTGATGCCTCAGACCACACCGGACATCAAAGTCGATGCCGTACGGGGATTTGGTGGCGAGGTGGTGCTGTTCGGCAATAACTTCGATGAAGCGAAAGCTGAAGCCGAACGGCTTGCCGAAAAGCATGGTTATACCTTTGTTCCTCCGTTCGATCACCCGCTGGTCATTGCCGGGCAGGGAACAATCGGCATGGAAATGCTGCAACAGAACGGCCATCTGGATTACATCTTCGTGCCGGTCGGCGGCGGCGGTCTTGCTGCCGGGGTTGCGGTACTGATTAAGCAACTGATGCCGGAAATCAAAGTCATTGCAGTTGAGCCGGAAGAATCAGCCTGCCTGAAAGCAGCGCTGGATGCCGGTGAGCCGGTCGTCCTTGATCAAGTCAGTATGTTTGCCGACGGGGTTGCCGTAAAACGCATTGGTGACGAAACTTTCCGCTTATGTCAGAAGTATCTGGACGGGCATATCACGGTTTCCAGTGACGAAATCTGTGCGGCGGTAAAAGATATCTTTGAAGACACCCGGGCGATTGCCGAACCTTCAGGTGCCCTTGCACTTGCGGGCCTGAAAAAATATGCAGAACAGAACCAGCTCACAGATAAGCAGCTCGGTACGGTTCTTTCCGGAGCCAACACCAACTTCCACGGACTTCGCTATGTTTCGGAGCGGTGTGAACTGGGTGAAAAACGGGAAGGTTTGCTAGCCGTGACCATTCCTGAGCGCAAAGGTGCATTCTTCGAATTCTGTCAGATCATTGGCGGACGGGCAGTCACAGAATTTAACTACCGTTATAACGATGACTCACTGGCGAATATCTTTGTCGGGATTCGTCTGGCCGGCGGTCAGGAAGAACTCGGCAGCATCATTCAGGATCTGCGCAAAGCCGGTTATCCGGTGATTGACCTGTCGGATGACGAAATGGCAAAACTGCATATTCGCTATATGATCGGCGGTAAGCCTTCGAAACCACTCAAAGAACGTGTGTACTCATTTGAGTTTCCGGAATATCCGGGCGCTTTACTGAAATTCCTCAGCACGCTGGGTACACACTGGAACATCAGTCTGTTCAATTACCGCAACCATGGTGCCGACTATGGCCGGGTGTTGTGTGCATTTGAACTGAATGAAGACGATCTGGCCCGTTTTTCGGCTCATCTGGTCGAACTGGGTTATCAGTACAAAGACGAAACCGACAATCCGGCCTATCGGTTCTTTTTGTCTTAA
- the ilvD gene encoding dihydroxy-acid dehydratase codes for MPKYRSATTTHGRNMAGARALWRATGVKEGDFGKPIIAVVNSFTQFVPGHVHLKDLGQLVAREIEAAGGIAKEFNTIAVDDGIAMGHGGMLYSLPSRELIADSVEYMVNAHCADAMVCISNCDKITPGMLMASLRLNIPVIFVSGGPMEAGKTKLSDQLIKLDLVDAMIQGADPKVSDAQSEQVERSACPTCGSCSGMFTANSMNCLTEALGLSQPGNGSLVATHADRKELFLKAGQRIVELTKRYYEQDDASALPRNIATKAAFENAMALDIAMGGSTNTVLHLLAAAQEGEVDFTMDDIDRMSRRVPHLCKVAPSTQKYHMEDVHRAGGVMGILGELNRAGLLKADTRTVLGISLEEQLAQYDIIRSESDEVKEFYRAGPAGVRTTEAFSQDCRWETLDDDRQDGCIRTKEHAFSQDGGLAVLRGNIALDGCIVKTAGVDESILKFRGPAIVFESQEDAVEGILGGKVKAGDVVVIRYEGPKGGPGMQEMLYPTTYLKSMGLGKECALLTDGRFSGGTSGLSIGHASPEAANGGAIGLVKDGDTIAIDIPGRSIELEVSADELASRRAQQDQTGWKPADRQREVSFALKAYASMATSADKGAVRDKSKLGD; via the coding sequence ATGCCGAAGTATCGTTCAGCAACAACAACACATGGTCGGAATATGGCAGGCGCACGAGCCCTATGGCGTGCAACTGGCGTAAAAGAAGGTGATTTTGGCAAACCGATCATTGCCGTCGTTAACTCATTCACCCAGTTTGTTCCCGGCCACGTTCATCTGAAAGATCTGGGCCAGCTGGTCGCCCGCGAAATTGAAGCGGCAGGCGGTATCGCCAAAGAATTTAATACCATTGCCGTTGATGATGGTATCGCCATGGGCCACGGCGGAATGCTCTATTCTCTGCCTTCCCGTGAACTGATTGCCGACTCAGTCGAGTATATGGTTAACGCACACTGTGCCGATGCCATGGTGTGTATCTCAAACTGTGACAAAATCACTCCCGGAATGCTGATGGCGTCTTTGCGTCTGAATATCCCGGTTATTTTCGTTTCCGGCGGACCGATGGAAGCCGGCAAAACCAAACTCTCAGATCAACTGATTAAACTGGATCTGGTTGATGCAATGATTCAGGGCGCTGACCCGAAAGTCTCCGATGCACAAAGCGAGCAGGTTGAGCGTTCAGCCTGCCCGACCTGTGGTTCCTGTTCCGGTATGTTTACCGCCAACTCCATGAACTGTCTGACCGAAGCTCTGGGTCTGTCTCAGCCGGGTAACGGTTCTCTGGTTGCAACTCATGCCGACCGGAAAGAGTTATTCCTGAAAGCCGGTCAGCGTATCGTCGAACTGACCAAACGTTATTACGAACAGGATGACGCTTCTGCCCTGCCACGGAACATTGCAACCAAAGCAGCATTTGAAAACGCTATGGCGCTGGATATTGCTATGGGCGGATCAACCAATACCGTTCTGCACCTGCTTGCCGCAGCACAGGAAGGCGAAGTTGATTTCACCATGGACGATATCGACCGGATGTCCCGTCGTGTTCCTCATCTGTGTAAAGTTGCTCCGTCAACCCAGAAGTATCATATGGAAGATGTCCACCGGGCCGGTGGTGTCATGGGTATTCTCGGTGAACTCAACCGGGCCGGTCTGCTGAAAGCTGACACCAGAACCGTCCTTGGAATCAGTCTGGAAGAGCAGTTAGCACAATATGACATCATCCGGAGCGAATCTGACGAGGTGAAAGAGTTCTACCGGGCAGGCCCTGCCGGAGTCCGGACCACCGAAGCATTCTCTCAGGACTGCCGTTGGGAAACGCTGGATGATGACCGTCAGGACGGTTGTATCCGGACCAAAGAACATGCATTCAGTCAGGATGGTGGCCTCGCCGTACTGAGAGGCAACATTGCGCTGGATGGTTGTATCGTCAAAACAGCCGGTGTCGATGAAAGTATTCTGAAATTCCGTGGCCCGGCGATTGTTTTCGAAAGTCAGGAAGATGCCGTTGAAGGCATTCTTGGCGGAAAAGTTAAAGCCGGAGACGTGGTAGTTATCCGTTATGAAGGTCCGAAAGGCGGACCGGGAATGCAGGAAATGCTCTACCCGACCACTTATCTCAAATCGATGGGGCTGGGCAAAGAGTGTGCGCTTCTGACCGATGGTCGTTTCTCCGGCGGTACATCCGGTCTGTCCATCGGACATGCGTCACCAGAAGCAGCCAATGGCGGTGCGATTGGTCTGGTCAAAGATGGCGACACCATTGCTATTGATATTCCGGGACGTTCGATTGAACTGGAAGTTTCAGCTGATGAACTGGCGAGCCGTCGGGCTCAGCAGGATCAAACCGGCTGGAAACCGGCCGACCGCCAGCGCGAAGTCTCTTTTGCGCTGAAAGCCTATGCCAGCATGGCAACCAGTGCTGACAAAGGAGCGGTGAGAGATAAATCCAAGCTGGGAGACTAG